A single Kwoniella bestiolae CBS 10118 chromosome 6, complete sequence DNA region contains:
- a CDS encoding DNA repair protein, producing MSTPSTSTAPPPLTPSQARLAALNRLKAKNKLTSTSGANASAGPSTGSTRDGGHPYVHKAGNVPATARNMVQQQQQNKEEQAPLRRDPGLGKYFEYDLSKLHNSRGGFLTEEDKEGDRIKSIVELAREKEREKRMIREGEEPAIVIDKSPRCVECNTLEINHQFLKVFDITVCKNCEKKFPEKYSLLTKTECKEDYLLTDPELKDEDLLPHLLRPNPHASTYSNMMLFLRIQVEKVAWDKWGGEEGLDKEWQRREEFKKRKREEKFEQGLRDLRKRTRNNLYQRKQESEHIHQFEDTDEIIDEGGDRRVIQRCFGCGAEQEIEVL from the exons AtgtccaccccctccacttccaccgcTCCACCACCCCTGACCCCCTCTCAAGCTAGACTCGCAGCTCTCAATAGGCTCAAAGCGAAGAACAAGCTTACCTCCACGTCTGGCGCTAATGCAAGTGCTGGACCGTCCACAGGATCAACGAGAGATGGGGGACATCCGTACGTACATAAGGCGGGGAACGTCCCTGCGACAGCTAGGAATATggtccagcagcagcagcagaacaAGGAGGAACAGGCGCCTTTGAGACGGGATCCGGGATTG GGTAAATACTTTGAATACGATCTCAGTAAACTACATAATTCCAGAGGAGGGTTCTTAActgaagaagacaaagagGGGGACAGGATAAAAAGTATAGTGGAGCTTGCtagggagaaggagagggagaagaggatgataagggagggtgaggagcCTG CTATCGTCATTGATAAATCACCGAGATGCGTCGAGTGTAATACTTTGGAAATCAACCATCAATTCTTGAAG GTATTCGACATAACAGTCTGCAAAAACTGCGAAAAGAAATTCCCAGAGAAGTATTCGCTATTAACGAAGACAGAATGTAAAGAG GACTACCTCCTCACCGATCCAGAATTGAAAGACgaagatcttcttccccacttACTCCGCCCCAACCCGCACGCATCGACATATAGCAATATGATGTTATTCCTCCGAATCCAGGTCGAGAAAGTAGCTTGGGACAAGTGGGgcggggaggaggggttggataAGGAATGGCAGAGGAGAGAGGAGTttaagaagaggaagagggaggagaagttTGAGcaggggttgaggga CCTACGTAAACGCACGCGAAATAATCTGTATCAGCGTAAACAGGAATCAGAACATATACATCAGTTCGAAGATACCGATGAGATCATagatgagggtggtgataGGAGGGTAATACAGAGATGTTTCGGTTGTGGTGCAGAGCAGGAGATCGAGGTTTTATAG
- a CDS encoding ribonucleoprotein-associated protein, whose amino-acid sequence MASQPNPKAFPLANAQLTNQILDLIQQAQHYKQLKKGANEATKTLNRGICEFIVMTADVEPIEIVLHLPLLCEDKNVPYVFLPSKTALGRACGVSRPVIAASVTTNEARELNAQIQAVKNEIEKLLI is encoded by the exons ATGGCTTCTCAACCTAACCCCAAGGCTTTCCCTTTGGCCAacgctcaactcaccaaccaG ATCCTCGATCTTattcaacaagctcaacacTACAAGCaattgaagaaggg TGCAAACGAAGCTACCAAGACCCTCAACAGAGGTATCTGTGAATTCATCGTCATGACCGCCGATGTCGAGCCCATCGAAATCGTCCTTCACTTGCCCCTCTTATGTGAAGACAAGAACGTCCCATACGTCTTCTTGCCCTCCAAGACCGCTTTGGGAAGAGCTTGTGGTGTTTCTAGACCCGTCATCGCTGCTAGTGTGACCACCAACGAGGCTAGGGAGTTGAACGCTCAGATCCAAgctgtcaag AACGAGATCGAGAAACTCCTCATCTAA
- a CDS encoding GDP-mannose transporter 2, with translation MSGPRTPTISRPHTPNGLSPRGSYTNLSAALEASTPGSSTPGLMAEKERMRAEAEVREALLKAADGAEKAKKEETGMPAGSPVWPILSYCVASIMMTVVNKFVVSGHQFTMTFLLLTIQSAVCVACVWTVKRIGIISFRDFDMADAKTWFPVSFLLVAVIYTGSKSLQFLSIPVYTIFKNLTIILIAYGEVLWFGGNVTGLTLVSFFLMVGSSIIAAWSDISSTLARLSAGVAVIDPTSGADVPLPTGVIGSLNAGYMWMFINCIASAAYVLFMRKRIKVTGFKDWDSMFYNNLLSIPVLLIFSLIVEDWGSASFARNFPEVGRTFLLSAIAFSGAVAVFISYSTAWCVRTCGSTTYSMVGALNKLPVAASGILFFGDPANLGNVSAIGVGGVAGVVYAVAKTNQARIEKAKQARPGDSKA, from the exons ATGTCAGGTCCAAGAACACCAACCATCTCTCGACCCCACACGCCCAACGGTCTATCCCCCAGAGGATCATACACCAACCTATCTGCTGCTCTCGAAGCTTCCACTCCTGGATCTTCCACACCGGGTCTGATGGCcgagaaggaaaggatgaGGGCCGAAGCTGAAGTGAGAGAGGCGCTGTTGAAGGCTGCTGATGGCGCTGAGAAGgccaagaaggaggagacaGGTATGCCTGCTGGATCACCAG TATGGCCAATCTTGAGTTACTGCGTTGCGTCTATTATGATGACTGTCGTGAACAAATTCGTAGTATCTGGCCATCAATTCACTATGACCTTCTTGC TCCTTACCATCCAATCGGCAGTATGTGTAGCCTGTGTGTGGACAGTGAAACGAATCGGTATCATCAGCT TCCGAGACTTTGACATGGCCGACGCTAAAACATGGTTCCCcgtctccttcctcctcgtaGCAGTCATTTACACCGGTTCAAAATCCTTGCAATTCCTGTCTATCCCAGTATACAC GATCTTCAAAAATCTCACTATCATCTTAATCGCCTACGGAGAAGTCCTATGGTTCGGCGGAAACGTCACCGGTCTGACTCTTGtctcgttcttcctcatggttggatcatccatcatcgcTGCTTGGTCAGATATCTCCTCTACCCTCGCTAGGTTATCTGCTGGAGTGGCTGTTATCGATCCTACCAGCGGAGCGGACGTACCTCTCCCCACGGGTGTGATTGGTAGTTTGAATGCGGGGTATATGTGGATGTTCATCAATTGTATCGCTTCTGCTGCTTAT GTCCTCTTCATGAGAAAGCGAATCAAGGTTACAGGCTTCAAAGATTGGGATTCCATGTTTTAcaacaacctcctctctATCCCTGTATTACTCATCTTCTCACTCATCGTCGAAGATTGGGGATCAGCATCCTTCGCCAGAAACTT CCCCGAAGTAGGCCGGACATTCCTTCTATCCGCTATTGCCTTCTCAGGAGCAGTAGCAGTATTCATCTCCTACTCTACTGCATGGTGCGTCCGAACGTGCGGATCCACCACCTATTCAATGGTTGGGGCGCTCAACAAGCTGCCCGTGGCAGCCTCGGGTATCTTGTTCTTTGGTGATCCCGCGAACTTAGGGAACGTCTCTGCCATTGGAGTTGGTGGGGTCGCGGGTGTGGTCTACGCTGTGGCTAAGACTAATCAGGCGAGGATCGAGAAGGCCAAACAGGCTAGACCGGGGGATAGCAAGGCGTAA